From a single Peromyscus maniculatus bairdii isolate BWxNUB_F1_BW_parent chromosome 4, HU_Pman_BW_mat_3.1, whole genome shotgun sequence genomic region:
- the Samd10 gene encoding sterile alpha motif domain-containing protein 10 — protein sequence MFTELRSKLSPPRARAGAVRTGFGERPDVDATAHFSFCQTLLEHTVSAENIPCHLPRTPGTSLTWHDSRSQRASSSRPVKLLQQPGSETPQARLYSDHYGLYHTSPSLGGLTRPVVLWSQQDVCKWLKKHCPHNYLVYVEAFSQHAITGRALLRLNADKLQRMGLTQEAQRQEVLQQVLHLQVREEGRSLQLLSQASFGNMS from the exons ATGTTCACCGAGCTGAGGTCAAAGCTGAGCCCCCCGCGAGCTCGCGCCGGGGCTGTGCGTACAGGCTTCGGGGAGCGCCCGGATGTGGACG CCactgcccatttcagcttctgCCAGACCCTCCTAGAGCACACAGTATCAGCTGAGAACATACCCTGCCACCTGCCTCGGACACCAGGCACCAGCCTCACCTGGCATGACTCCCGTAGCCAGAGGGCATCCAGCAGCAGGCCAGTCAAGCTTCTTCAGCAACCAGGCTCAGAGACACCCCAG GCTCGGCTGTATTCTGATCACTATGGCTTGTACCATACAAGCCCTTCACTGGGTGGCCTGACAAGGCCAGTGGTCTTGTGGAGCCAGCAGGACGTTTGCAAGTGGCTCAAGAAGCATTGTCCTCACAACTACCTCGTCTATGTCGAGGCCTTCTCCCAGCATGCCATCACTG gCCGAGCCCTGCTTCGACTGAATGCAGATAAGCTGCAGAGAATGGGGTTGACCCAAGAGGCCCAGAGGCAGGAGGTGCTGCAGCAGGTACTGCACCTGCAGGTGCGCGAGGAGGGGCGGAGCCTGCAGCTGCTCAGCCAAG CTTCCTTCGGAAACATGTCCTAG